The genomic segment GTGATATTGTTGGCGGCGGCACATGCTGGCGCCGCGCTGTACCATCATTTTATCCGCAAGGATAATGTGTTGCGGCGGATGTGGTTTTAGTGAAAAAAATATCGCGTTTAATATTCATTACTATTGCCTTGATAATGGCATCCGGGATTGCCTGCGCTGAAACGCGTTGGGAAGTCGATAAAGCCAAAAGCAAAATTGGCTTTGCCGCCAGTTACAATGGCGATCCGGTAAATGGGTCTTTTGCCCAATTTTATCCGGATATTGTTTTCGATCCGGGTAATTTGGATGCGAGTGCGATTACGGTAAAAATCCCGATCGCCTCTATCCAGACCAATTACGACGAACGCGATGCGACCGTTCAAATGCAGCCTTGGTTTGACAGTAAATCTTACCCGGAGGCCGTTTTTATTTCGCAAAAAATAATTAAGACCGGCGAGCAGTCTTATCATGCCGATGGTACATTGACGATAAAAGGAATTCAAAAGCCGACCGGATTCGATTTCCATTTCACGGAATGGAAGGAAAATAGAGCCCTGAATATTGTTAATGCTGTAATGCAGGCCGATTTTACCGTGATGCGCAATGATTTCAAAGTTGGCGAAGGCCAGTGGGCCGACGATAAATTAATCGGCAATAAAATCAGCGTACATTTAAGTGTCGCGGCGTCCCGGCCAATA from the Alphaproteobacteria bacterium genome contains:
- a CDS encoding polyisoprenoid-binding protein — protein: MASGIACAETRWEVDKAKSKIGFAASYNGDPVNGSFAQFYPDIVFDPGNLDASAITVKIPIASIQTNYDERDATVQMQPWFDSKSYPEAVFISQKIIKTGEQSYHADGTLTIKGIQKPTGFDFHFTEWKENRALNIVNAVMQADFTVMRNDFKVGEGQWADDKLIGNKISVHLSVAASRPIN